A DNA window from Vigna angularis cultivar LongXiaoDou No.4 chromosome 1, ASM1680809v1, whole genome shotgun sequence contains the following coding sequences:
- the LOC108319098 gene encoding tetrahydroberberine oxidase — protein sequence MKYLSSYFTFATVIAFLFSFEPPSLDTREKFVQCLYNYPHISNSISNVVYTQTNSSYSSILDRAIRNYRFSNLSSKPQVIVMPLDVSHIQATIMCSQRHGLQIRTRSGGHDYEGLSFVAQVPFVIIDIFNLRNITVDVENQTAWVQAGANLGELYYTISQNSKTLGFPAGVCATVGTGGHFSGGGYGFLMRKYGLAADNIIDAHIIDVNGNLLDRKAMGEDLFWAIRGGGGASFGVIVAWKIKLVPVPSTVTVFNVARTLEENATEIIQKWQLVANKMDERIFIRVDVKKVNSVEDGKQTIQANFVSMFQGGVEELIPLMQKSLPELGLDRKDCTETSWIGSVVFANAVLLGSKMNEEPEVLLNRSRFRPGINKAKSDYVRKPIPIDGLQGLWRLLYEVPDGELQFAPYGGKMDEISESEIAFSHRSGFIFHIHYVVVWEEEGDEAAERYMNWIRKLYKYMEPYVSQSPRAAYLNYRDLDIGVNNNGYTSYDQASVWGLKYFSNNFRRLAEVKTKIDPHNFFRNEQSIPTLSDEAS from the coding sequence ATGAAGTATCTAAGCTCCTATTTCACCTTTGCTACCGTCattgcttttttattttcatttgaaccTCCTTCACTTGATACTCGTGAAAAGTTTGTTCAATGTCTTTACAACTATCCCCATATCTCCAACTCAATCTCCAATGTTGTTTACACACAAACCAACTCTTCATACTCCTCTATACTGGACAGGGCCATTCGAAATTATAGGTTCTCCAATTTAAGCTCAAAACCCCAAGTCATTGTCATGCCACTCGACGTTTCCCACATTCAAGCCACCATAATGTGCTCCCAACGCCATGGCTTGCAGATTCGAACCCGAAGTGGAGGCCATGATTACGAGGGTCTCTCGTTCGTTGCCCAGGTTCCCTTTGTCATCATTGATATCTTCAACCTTCGAAATATCACAGTTGACGTAGAAAACCAAACTGCATGGGTTCAAGCTGGGGCAAATCTTGGTGAACTTTACTACACCATTAGCCAGAATAGCAAAACACTAGGGTTCCCAGCGGGTGTGTGTGCCACTGTAGGCACTGGTGGCCACTTCAGCGGTGGTGGTTATGGATTCTTGATGCGTAAGTACGGTCTTGCCGCAGATAATATCATTGATGCTCACATAATAGACGTGAATGGTAATCTTCTTGACAGAAAAGCCATGGGTGAGGATCTGTTTTGGGCCATTAGAGGAGGTggtggagcaagctttggagtCATCGTGGCTTGGAAGATAAAGCTAGTTCCGGTTCCATCAACTGTGACAGTGTTCAATGTTGCAAGGACGTTGGAAGAGAATGCAACCGAGATCATTCAAAAGTGGCAGCTTGTGGCAAATAAAATGGACGAGCGCATATTCATTAGGGTGGACGTGAAAAAGGTAAATTCAGTTGAAGATGGAAAGCAAACAATACAAGCAAATTTTGTGTCCATGTTTCAAGGAGGTGTAGAAGAACTTATTCCATTGATGCAAAAGAGTTTACCGGAGTTGGGTTTGGACAGGAAAGACTGTACTGAGACTAGTTGGATTGGTTCAGTTGTTTTCGCGAATGCTGTGTTGCTTGGATCTAAAATGAATGAAGAGCCTGAAGTTTTGCTGAACAGAAGTCGATTTCGTCCAGGAATAAACAAAGCAAAATCTGATTATGTTAGGAAACCCATTCCTATTGATGGATTACAAGGGTTATGGCGTTTGCTGTATGAAGTTCCAGATGGTGAGCTTCAATTCGCCCCTTATGGAGGCAAAATGGATGAGATATCGGAATCTGAAATTGCATTCTCACACAGATCTGGattcatatttcatattcactATGTGGTCGTTTGGGAAGAGGAAGGGGATGAGGCTGCAGAAAGGTACATGAATTGGATTAGAAAGTTGTACAAATATATGGAACCTTATGTTTCACAGTCTCCGAGAGCTGCATATCTGAATTACAGAGACCTTGACATTGGAGTTAATAACAATGGCTACACAAGCTACGACCAAGCCAGCGTTTGGGGTCTCAAGTATTTCAGTAACAATTTCAGAAGATTGGCTGAAGTGAAGACCAAGATTGATCCTCACAACTTCTTTAGAAACGAACAAAGCATTCCTACCCTATCCGATGAAGCAAGTTAA